gtctggggagggtagtgtgtacgcagaccttacccctaccctggggtagagaggctgtttccgatagaccctcggctccctccctccaagaactccccaccttgctcttggggtactcgaactcacaacctcttggttggaagtggagggtgctcaccactagaggaTACCATTACTATTAAAGGTAGCTCAGCACCTTGTGACTGTATGCTTCCTTACCGCACATCCTTTTTCATAACTTTTGTAGACAGTGTGCATCAGCAAGGATGATATACAAACGATTATACCTCAATGAACAGTTGCAAACTACCTTTACAGGACAAAAGATGCCATTAATAACTTTTGCATTTTGATACTTGGGCTCATCCTTTAAGATTGAAAGGCCAAACAAGGAGTTAAAAGCCTAATTAACAACCGTATTCATGCCAAAAAACAACTAAATCCAAATTGGATGAATAGACCAAGCTCTCAAGTAGATTAAAACCCTTTGATAAATCAAATCAGAAGAGACGCAAATCATTATACCAACAGTTTCTTCCCTTCTTTCAGTAAGGCTCGTAAAGTCTTCTACAACATATAAACTTGTTTGTCTCTGAATAAATGAACCAAGTGTCTATATCTAAAACCAAAATTGATTTACTATCACCATGGTTTCCTCGAAACTGAGTCTCAAAATTATAGCATTTTGTTTCTGGGAAGTAATaagaattttattcatcaacttgGAACGCACTGAGCAAAGAGCGTTGTTACAAAAAGATATATGTAGTTTCTTCTATGAAGAGTgtgaacagcaacaacaacatacccaatataatcccacatCGTGGAGTCTGGAAAGGGTAGTgcgtacgcaaaccttacccctaccttgtggagaagagaggttgtttccaatagactctcagctcaggaaagcataagtaccatattaataaaaagaaaaacaagaagggACAACACCAAAAAGCCATGTAAAAACAGCATTAATAACAACAAGATGacccaaaatgaaagaagggacgggtagtcaTAGAAACCTAATACCAACAGAATGCGAGAGTACGTACTAATACTACCGGTATGAACAATCTAGACTACCTaacctactaccctaatcctcgacctccacaccttcctataagggtcatgtcctcggtcagctatAGTTGCGTCATGTCTTGCTTAATCACCTCACCCCAATTcttcttcggcctacctctacctccccttaggccctccaatgtcaacctcttgCACCTCCTTATCGGGGCATCTGTGCTTCTCCTCCTCACATGTCCAAATCATCTAAGcatcgcttcccgcatcttgtcctcaatagggacCACACCCACCTTGCCCCAAATAATTTCATTCCTAATCCTATCTAACATGGTGTGcctgcacatccatctcaacattctcatctctactaccttcatcttctagacatgagagctcttgactggccaacactcaaccccatacaacatagtcgatttgaccaccactctgtagaacttacatTTAGGTTTTGgcggcaccttcttgtcacacaaaacaccggagtGTATCTATGTTGTATACATGTGTTGCAACTTCTTCGTGCTCAAAACACCAGTGATTTTTCCATTCCAAATCACCTGTAAAATACAAGGTGGAATTTCTCAGTTGTATGGCTTTATGTTGTCTTTTCCCAATCCTTTTCATCCAGCATATAATAGCTTCCTTTAAGCTGCTTTGCATCACTATTTTACATTGAAAACACCAAGGAACATCTGCCATCTCTGAGATGCTATGGTCCAACTCTTGCATCTTTCCATCTCATGGAGCCAGATATCAGATATGAGTGTTTAGACTCATTCAGCTTCCTCAAGAGAGTGGAAGCCATTCAAGTTCCTTCCATCCTAAGATTCTAGCCTTTTGTGGTTGGTAATTTTTCTtcctttggtttttcttttttttctggcTTCTTCCTAAATCTATAAGTTCTCGTCAAAGAAATATAAGAAGACATAAGCATGAATTGTCCTCTGAAATAAGCCAACTCTACTCATATAGCACCAAGATACTTGCACGGTCCCTGCATTGTGGGCTACTTTATATCTAGTAGGCTTCGCATATCTAATGGTCCAAAAATTGCAGGGACCAAGTTAATCCGGGACCATTGGAAGAACGCTCTAGACAATCAAAGCAAGTCAAACAATATGGGAAGTAAGTACAGCTCGTTCTTCTTCCTTTTCACTAGGTTAGTCTTTTTATTATGATGACCTTTcagttcttttcttttccatttgaCTTGGAAAGCATGAAAGGAGAGACAAATTGCTTAATATTTCCTACACTATTCCATCTCTCAAGGAATCAAACATTACACCAGCAGAGAGAGGGGAAAACACAAAACGAAAAGGACACACCATAAAGGTAGCTTGTAAATCATCCAGTCACTTTCAAGCTTCTCCAGAGATTTCAACATCCAAATATTCAGCACATACACACAAAAAGGAACTGGAAAAGGGGAACTCACGGAAGGCCCATGGATTAGAATATGTCCTGGCAGCGGAAAATCATAAGCACTGGACAACATCCAAGACGCTGAAGATAACAGAACTAACAACCCTGCAAGTGATGATAGCATTCAGCCAAAGGGAAAAAAATAGTATGTAACTGGGGAAAAAATGAATATGCAAgtgatgaattttttttttaatcagtTAAATACTATTTTTTTCCCTTGGAAATTTTCCTCTTTTCCAAGGGGGGAAAAATAGTACTTAACTGATTACAAAAAAAATTCACCAGTCACAATATTAGCTTGGCAGACAACAAGAAATAAATGCATGCACAACTCTTTGACATACTGCAGACTTACATAACACAAACATGGTTCACAATCTTTTCACTTAAAGCTGAAACCTTTCAAGATCTTCACTGATGTCAAATTGTCAATGGATTTGATAACTTAGCACTGGCAGTTCAAATTGCAGAAAGTATTACTCCATCTCTTTACCCACCCACCGCATCTTGGTTATTATTATGTGGATTTATTTCTCCATCAACTAATAAGAATGGGATTTTGAAAACTGAGATTGCTAAAAGCCTAAAAGTATCAGAAAACAAAGAAGTACCATAAACTGCACTTTGCATTCTTGTATTCCTCCAGCATTTGGCACTTCATGCTCTcccatttggaaaattttgcagCTTAAATACTTATTCCAGTACTCAACGACCCAAACCATCTTTTATCATACATAGTACGTGACAGCCATCTGCTAATGTGGAAATAGTTAGAAAGCTCTCTACCTCTCCATCTCACATGAAAGCAACTTTATCACCAAAGTCCCAACGCCTGGACAGAAGAAAGTGTCTTTCACCACCCCAAAATTTCTTTTTCCAGGTCAACTAGTGGTATACACTGCTTCCCTTTCTTCATATGCCTACCTCTTTCCTTTCCAAATTATTCACGTCATCAATCCCTTCAATACTCTATTTATCCCTTCCTTTTTCCCTTTGTGTGCTGTTCCTTACTCTTACACAAACATACTCTGGCTTATCAAGCCCTACTTACCTATAATAGAAACTTTTTTTCAATATGTACTAAGGCGATTCGGCATGTTGCATTTCGGAAATAAGCATAACTTTCTCATACAATTTTACTAAAAAGTTACTGTTGGAATATATCTTCATTTACACAGTAAAAGACAAATAGATGTCCTTAAAGAAGGGTAGAAAATTTGCAATTATACAGCTCCTATAAATCTCAATGCATTTAGAGTTCCATTCAGACATTTAGATGATTTAACACTAATCAAACGAGGAAATACCTACTATTGATCACATCAGATGCAGCCATTCCCATCCAGTCTAATGAAGAAATTGTAAGACTGGTGCTTTTAGCAAAGCATTTCTCCCTGACAGTCCTAATGGAGAGACCATTGCCCAGTTGAAGCTTTCCAAGCCAAGGTTCTAAGCTTTCGGGAGTAGTAGTTAACTTGCTTCCTTCATCAAATGCAACTTCATATGCATCAATCTTTTCATCACGTATTGATTCATCAGAAATTGACAACACATACACGACATCTAGTGCTGCTTCTCCACCATTCATTGTTTGGACACCATGTTTTATGGATCTGTCATCTTTCACTTTGAAGTGAAGCAAAGTTGTGTTTCCTAAAATCAATGATTTAACTTCCACTCCAGCCTTCAGCGTGACAGCATGTAGTTGTGCAAGACACCATCTGCGCAAAAGAGCTGCAATGCCCTTTTTGATATCAGACTTGACGCTCGTTTCTTTGTCTTCCTTGCTAGATTCAGAAGAAAAGGCTGTGGCAATTTTCTCATGGGTTGACCAGTCAATAGTACCCATCTCAATGTCTGAATTGGTTCTGAGAAGtgttgttattattttattattctttttgttACCCAAAACTTCAGCATTATTTTCTTCAGAAACCCCATTCTCTGGGAGTATCTTGAATTCACAAGGTGAAAGCGAAACTAAAGGAATCTCTTTCTTCAATTTGACATTGaatctcttcacataaacaccTGGAAACAAAGTAATTTTTCAGAGCTACAGTAAGAAAACAAAGGTGAAATAATTGCAACCAAACCAATTTATTCTTGATAGAATCCTGGACATGATAGGAGAAACATTTTAGTCAGGTAACATGTCCaattcttttgaggttcttccgTTGCTTTTCTGACAGGAGGGGTTTTTAAGGAGTGGCTATTAGCAAGTTGGACAATTATCAATCAATGAACCAATGGAAAATATGAATGTGATGTTCCCTATTTTTCTGTTTCCAATGGAAGTTGGATCATACTTTTTTTAATTGCTATGGAAGTTGGATCATACTTAGGTATGGGTGACAAACCAGAAAAAATCTTGCAAACAATAGAATAGTTCAAATGGTATatgaaaaacaaattaataagaaatGATAATATAAGTAACTTGCTTCCtaaaataccaacaagtctgaGCCGAATAATGAGTAATAAATTGAACTGTTAGATAACACCAGCTTCTCTTGCAATTGGTGCATCAATTTAGTTCTGCAAAGAAAAACCTACATGAGTGTAACTCCGCTCTCAAATAAAGCCGAAGAGACTGAGGAAGCATTATATGTCCTTTCGCCACTGATTCTGAAAATATTAGATGAACCATTGCTTGATGGATATCGTGCTTGTCACGTGCACCCCCTACTTTCACTTCCTTTGAAGTTGCACTATTTTTCAATCTACGGCTATCTGTCTCCTGATTCTTCTTGGTCTCTTTGGGAAGCAATCTGGGAATTATTACCACAGTCTGAAGAGGTTCAAAAGTGTATATACTGGCTGTCTCTGGATGAATGAAGATAGCAGAGGTCAAAACCACTCTCATCTCAACTCCATCAGCCTCGTATTTATGAATACATTGATCACCAGTATCTTGGACTCTCAATAGTGCCTTTGAGACCGAAATCTTATCATCTTGCATCATGGAATCCTCACCTGAACTAATATTTCTTTTTCGCCTTTTTGGAGCAACAGCAACTTCAGTTCCTGGTACAAGTTGTACTGAAAACAACCGGGCAAGTCAGCTTTTCATGATTATGAAGTTCTCAAAAACCATATTAAGCATGTGAAAAGAACATTATATATGTCCTACTATTGTTGTGATCTCATTTGACACAAACctgagtttttattttttttttaaacaaacctGACGCTAAAAGGGAGAGGGGCTAAAGGTAAAAACTCTAGCAAGCATACTGCAAATATGCAACATATATCAAATTGTTATATATCATTATCTTCTTTCCCTCCTTGTAGAAGGATTGATATTTGATTAAATGAGCAAATAGAAGCCTTGATATAAAACAAATGGTACTTGATTAAATGAAAATAAGAAGCCTTAATCCATAGTGCCTCAGGGCTTTGGTCTAGTGGTGAGAGAGCAACTTGTGATGTATGAGTTAGGTGCATGTCACGTGTTCAAACCCTACTATAGACAAAAACCTAGTAGAGGGGCAAGCACATTATCCACCGAGTTTTGAAATGTGCTCCACTAGCCTTGAGGATTTATCGgttatttttagaagaaaaaaaaatgcctTAATCCATGGTATTAGTAAATGAAAGGCCCCGGTAACAGATACCAGCAATTATCTTCTCTTTCTAGTATGTAATACAAAGATACAGGCAACATTGTCAGAGAATACATGATTGAAAGTAGTCATTAAGCTCCAAAACATGCATCTTCCTCAGAAACTTTATATTCCAGTAATGGGGAAGCTTTCAAGTTTAGCAACCAAGTTCTTATCAAAAAATAGAGCATGATAGGCAATAAATCACATACATCAACCAAGGAATTAACATCCTCTTACCTACCGGTGTCAGCGGAAAGATTGAAAAAACTTTGAATGTGATAATTGTTTGCCCATGCAGCCACAAAGGAAATCGCATTGCGTCATGGACAATACCAACCTGCATAAAATACACAATGGTTGAGTATTGGTCAACTTCAAGAAAACATTATCATTCCCAAGGCTTCGAGTTAAATATTGTGTTTGACTTTACACTGTTCTTGAAAGAAAATTATAGACAGAATAGTATACTAACTTGAACATGGATTACCTTCCAAGAAGTGGGTTTATAGGCCAGGTGATAGATTATCTTTTCTGATTTAACTAGGGGAGTGAACTGAAAGTACGGAACCAGGAAAAACTTTAGAATGGGTATAATAGGTGGTAATATGGTCTAAATGATCAAACTGGATACAAATTTGGCACGACCCAGATGAGAAATGTGGAATTTAGGGTGAAACGCAAAGAGTATGTTATGACACAAGTTCAGTAGGTCTTTTGATATGTTTACAAAATTAAAACGAGTATCTTCCCCCTTTTTCTCCGGGAATGGGATTAATCTTGTTGCTTTTTAAATAACTGTGCAGCTCTGGCCAACTTGCTCACCTCAACTACTCCAGGTAGTAACTACAACTCCAATCAACACAAGTACTACGTTTGTGTTAACAAACAGTCAATTCTAGAGGGTAAGAAGGATCTGAAACAATCTCAAGCATTCCCTCCTACAAGTAACATTAAAGATGCTCATGCTTATTCTAAATAAAACTTTTAGTACTTTCTAGCTGGACTTTGAGCAATaaaccaaaacccaagagcaaaGAGAAAGGATGACAGACAGCAACCAAGGTATGATTCTTTTTTCGCAGGTAACACAGGGTTGAGCTAAGAATCACATCATCAAAACAGGTCGATCTTTCATAAATTTGTTTTAAGCTAGTTAGAAATGAAAGGCATAATTTGCCTAATGCTAACCAAAACCCATAAGCGTCTCTTATCCTTTGCCCATTTCTAAGAGAAATGCCCATAGTTCACAGCATTAATTCAATTGAATCCTTCTTAAAAACTGTATGAATCGAGGTTTATTATTGTATCAGCCAAAAACAAATACGTAAATCTGCCACCCTAAAGCAAGAAAGCAGCGGAGCAACATGGAGAAAGTATACAAATTAACATATCACTGTGCAGCTACACCTCTCCGCCTGCCCCAACAACAAATCCCATTAGTGGTGGTTATGCCCTCTGTAATTGTCATTtcttttttaacttttatttaggggaacaagcAGTTTGCTAGAAAACAACCTGGCTTAAACACTAATGTCATTTGTCTTATGCATCGCATCATTATGAAATTTTAATATCACGATTAAGGTGATCGATAAGGTTCACAAAAAAGATCATATCCTGGTAGTTTCTTATCCATCCCATTTAAAGTTTAACCTTTTATAAGCAAAAGCTACAGGAAAACCTGTAAATACTAAAACATATGATACACAAGAACGAGGAAGAACTTTTCTTTGCTAAAAaccactaggtgatttcttccatCTGCCCAAGACTTGGTAGACAAAGTATCTGGTCTACCAAAGAATTAGTCAAGGTACGCACAAGCTGGCCCGGGCACCACGGTTATTAAAAAAAACCAACGAGGAAAAACTGTATACAAGTGAAACAACACATTCTCAATCAATAACACATAGTAATTATAAGCACCTGCTTTAAAATAGCCTGCTCGGCATGCTCAGCATTAAGTTCCAAAACTTCCCAATCATCTTCAGTATCCGGCTCTATGGTAACCATAGTAGCTTTAGACAAATTAGATAGTGCTATTACTCGAACCACCGTACGATCCGACAATCCAATACACTCGGCATATTGCTTTGCAATCTTCATCCacacaacaaacaacataaattacacaaaactaaaagaaaaattgaacATTTTCAGTTAGGAGTTAAATTCGTTAGGAAAAATTGAGAAGTTGAGGTGTGTGAACCTGAATAGAATTAGGAAAGGGATGGGAAGAAGCGGCACCGGACCAAGCTACACGCCAGAGTTGGTTAGCGTTTTGAGGAGAGCGAAGTTCGAGGGCTAGAATGGGAGGAAGGTAGCCGGAAGCGGTGGTGGACTCGAGAGTCTGAATTAAGCTCACTGGTAACGATACGAAACAGGTCTCGATTCCTCCGACGACTCTCACCTCCAACTCCATCTTTTTGCGAGTGCGATATCTGATGTTTGGAATGTGAGAAGAATGGTTTTTAGGATGAGGTAGAGCAAAGACTGATTGCTGACTAAAATATTGCTTTTCCCGAGGTGTACTATCATTGATGATAGTTGTTAGACCCGACCCCAATAAAATGTGATGGGGAAGCGGgttcactttttcttttttttaaatgaccggtaaagattattattattattattattatatatatatatatatatatatatatatatatatatatatatatatatatatatatatatatatatatatcttaagatgtatatatagtatacttaTAAGTACTATACTATTCAGAATTTATGGTAGTATATTTTAAACTCACATCGAAACATCATCTACACATTTAAATTTTGCGAATGACCCTAACTTTTAAGTGTATCTCACACAACTGGCATTAATTATGTGAGGCCTTTTATCTCATAAATTTGTGAACTTATATTAGGATTGTATGAGGGAAGAGTATTACCTGAATCGGTACCGATACAATACCGCATTGTACCGGTACAAATTGGGGATAGGGTAAGGGCACTGGGAGGGTACCGATATAATTGGTCGGTTCGGTACCTAAAATTGGTCGGCTTGGTACCCTTTAGGTACCGAATCGATACCCttaaggttttttttttaaatgaagttatttttgtattgttagccatcgattattttttaaaaaatagctaTTGGCAATGGCCTAAAACGGCTATTTTTGCCTCCCAAACCCCCTAACAACCCCCTACCCcctaaatttatattttctaatCTCTAAGTTGTTCAAATACACTTTGGCCCTGTTTTAGAACTATAAATATTTCATTTCATTCTTTCAATTTTTAAACAAAACTCTCATATCTCTCTAATTAtctatctctctctatctctaaTTGTAATTAATGTTCTAGCACTATTATTAAGTTTcgcatttatttttgttatacttgtgttgctatttattgtaaatttaattatttattattaaaaatagcTCCTAAACTGGTAAAAAAGTATGTAATAAATTGATTAAGGATAATGCTAAGAAGGGGGGCCTCATTTTGAAACAAATCCTAACTATTCTGGGTTTAGGCGTTACACACGAGCAACGTATAATCCTGCTTTTTAAGCTTTTCCTAGAACAACTATTAGAACTAATATTTGCAATGATGAAGGAAATGAATACTTGCTGAAATATTGGACGAGAAGAAATTCTGACCTTCTAGAAATAATTCTAGAAGACAACGATGTCtatagtgaaatactatctaccgGAGACAGCGGGGACGCAAAAAAATAAGTGCTATCAATTTCAAGAGAAAAACCAATAAAAGCTATTGAAAAATTCCATAAATCGTTCAAAaaatatgtaattttatttttataagtattaaaataaaaatactaaattTGTTTCATCTATTAAAGTTTAtttgtatttaaatataatatttttaaaaattttaatctAGAAATGCCCCTAAGTACTTGTACCGCCCCCTTAAGTATCCCCTCCTTAGGACTGGTAGGGGTACTAGTAAGGTACCTATAAAAGTACCCTTACCTCATACCCTTAAATTTCCTTAACAATAATCTTCTTAAGGTACCCCTCCCCCTACTAATGATACCCTCCCCGTACCCAGTCCTCTTAAGAGCCCAGTATCCTCCCCTTATATTTTTGGGTCCACAAAATTCTAAGTCCATAAAATTATGAGGAAAAAAAAGGTCTCacacaactagtgtcagttgtgtgaggtacaaaataaaaaaattagtgGTGCTAGTACTCGAGAGGAAAGAAATATGGGAGATGAATTGAGAAAAGagcgaaaaaagaaaagaaaatttaacaATATTATATAAAACATTAATTAAAGCCATAATATAAgattaaaataataaactaatatGTTTTTAACCCAAATTGGTCACAAATTACTAAAAGTAGTAAACTACAATGGCTATAGCTCAAAAAACTATAAAACTTGCCCTAAAAAGTGTTttccgtctatttatagtggcccaaaattcactgacaaaaatgcccttcgatTTTAGCGGCCACACAATTCCAATGTGCGGTCTGCCGTTTACTTGGTTTTGCACGTTGGGgaattctgcagccgcacaatttggtTTGCGGCTGTACTTCAGCTTCTACGACCGCACTTTTCCTTCTGCGGCTGCACTTTTGGCAAGGCTTCATTATTGGTcattttgcacactctctgaactttttgaattcctgTCAGTACGATCATATtttacggccgcacaatttgtgtgcggtccgcattttgtTTCAATCATCATCTGAGTTTCAACCCCACATTTGCGGTTGCAGAGAGAATTTTATGGTTCATGCTTTCTTCTGCGGGTGCAGAAttacttctgcggaccgcacttttggCCTGTTGCGCTCCTTCTTTCCTTATGAGCAGGAACGctcctttttgagttagatttcttcaTTGAAGTCAAATTCTCCAACATTACTACaatttgcacaattttattagttttgggGACAGAAATTaacactttcggactaaaactaaagcaagaGGGTACTAATAAGTAGTTAAAATTCACACTTATCAACTTTCCCAAATTTAAGtctttacttgtcctcaagcaaatagattagTTCCCACATCCTCAAAGTgaaaggtcatttcagagagTCAATGCTAAGTTATTCATACTCACTTGTGACCAACAATTATCCTAATACTCATGCattttcaacaaggtgacaaATCACATattatgcacatatagttctaatgtgacacttgagcaacACGAATTGACTTtcctcatcaaggactcttgttctatcattTAGATCACGGTGGACTTCAAACTCTTCCTCCTTTACCTTTTATTTGCCTGCTCACTTCAAGAGTTAGCACTCAATTTTTAGATCAATGAAAGGttcactcttctctcacaaaagaatgtcacaagtaagacttcaagtaccatatgcttgcccttcatgtagatcaccactaatgtatgCTTACTcggttcaaaatcaagtaggacttctttcgggttataatgaaggcttttggattggggtaggctaccatatgggtaagtggttacactCTTCCGTAAGCACTCCATATTTTTATTTCTTGGCTCACATTTACCAACTATTAgaagcattttctttttcttggggGCTAGAGAAaattgacatcactctttcttgttcaattcttttcttttctcccttgatGCTCATACCAGATATAGTTGCATCTTTTTTATTTCATCAACCCtcatttttattctctttttggcattttct
The nucleotide sequence above comes from Nicotiana tabacum cultivar K326 chromosome 12, ASM71507v2, whole genome shotgun sequence. Encoded proteins:
- the LOC107809024 gene encoding peroxisomal ATPase PEX1 isoform X1, which codes for MELEVRVVGGIETCFVSLPVSLIQTLESTTASGYLPPILALELRSPQNANQLWRVAWSGAASSHPFPNSIQIAKQYAECIGLSDRTVVRVIALSNLSKATMVTIEPDTEDDWEVLELNAEHAEQAILKQVGIVHDAMRFPLWLHGQTIITFKVFSIFPLTPVVQLVPGTEVAVAPKRRKRNISSGEDSMMQDDKISVSKALLRVQDTGDQCIHKYEADGVEMRVVLTSAIFIHPETASIYTFEPLQTVVIIPRLLPKETKKNQETDSRRLKNSATSKEVKVGGARDKHDIHQAMVHLIFSESVAKGHIMLPQSLRLYLRAELHSCVYVKRFNVKLKKEIPLVSLSPCEFKILPENGVSEENNAEVLGNKKNNKIITTLLRTNSDIEMGTIDWSTHEKIATAFSSESSKEDKETSVKSDIKKGIAALLRRWCLAQLHAVTLKAGVEVKSLILGNTTLLHFKVKDDRSIKHGVQTMNGGEAALDVVYVLSISDESIRDEKIDAYEVAFDEGSKLTTTPESLEPWLGKLQLGNGLSIRTVREKCFAKSTSLTISSLDWMGMAASDVINRLLVLLSSASWMLSSAYDFPLPGHILIHGPSGSGKTLLATVAAKFAEESEDILAHIIFLSCSKLALEKPSTIHQTLLSYVADALDHAPSVVVFDDLDSIIAASSESDASQPSSSSAVLAENFADIIDEYEEKRRNTCGIGPIAFIACAQSLTNLPQGLTSSGRFDFHVKLHAPATTERGALLKHIILKRSLQCSDDILLDIASKCDGYDAYDLEILVDRSVHAATGRFFTSDLGVGRQEKPLLLKDDFLHAMHEFVPVAMRDITKPAADGGRSGWEDVGGLNDIRNAIIEMIELPSKFPNIFAQAPLRMRSNVLLYGPPGCGKTHIVGAAAAACSLRFISVKGPELLNKYIGASEQAVRDIFSKAAAAAPCLLFFDEFDSIAPKRGHDNTGVTDRVVNQFLTELDGVEVLTGVFVFAATSRPDLLDAALLRPGRLDRLLFCDFPSQRERLEILSVLSRKLPFESDVDLDGVARLTEGFSGADLQALLSDAQLEAVHDLLDSENVGKPEKKPIISDALLKSIASKAKPSVSDAEKQRLYDIYSQFLDAKRSVAAQSREAKGKRATLA
- the LOC107809024 gene encoding peroxisomal ATPase PEX1 isoform X2 — translated: MELEVRVVGGIETCFVSLPVSLIQTLESTTASGYLPPILALELRSPQNANQLWRVAWSGAASSHPFPNSIQIAKQYAECIGLSDRTVVRVIALSNLSKATMVTIEPDTEDDWEVLELNAEHAEQAILKQVGIVHDAMRFPLWLHGQTIITFKVFSIFPLTPVVQLVPGTEVAVAPKRRKRNISSGEDSMMQDDKISVSKALLRVQDTGDQCIHKYEADGVEMRVVLTSAIFIHPETASIYTFEPLQTVVIIPRLLPKETKKNQETDSRRLKNSATSKEVKVGGARDKHDIHQAMVHLIFSESVAKGHIMLPQSLRLYLRAELHSCVYVKRFNVKLKKEIPLVSLSPCEFKILPENGVSEENNAEVLGNKKNNKIITTLLRTNSDIEMGTIDWSTHEKIATAFSSESSKEDKETSVKSDIKKGIAALLRRWCLAQLHAVTLKAGVEVKSLILGNTTLLHFKVKDDRSIKHGVQTMNGGEAALDVVYVLSISDESIRDEKIDAYEVAFDEGSKLTTTPESLEPWLGKLQLGNGLSIRTVREKCFAKSTSLTISSLDWMGMAASDVINRLLVLLSSASWMLSSAYDFPLPGHILIHGPSGSGKTLLATVAAKFAEESEDILAHIIFLSCSKLALEKPSTIHQTLLSYVADALDHAPSVVVFDDLDSIIAASSESDASQPSSSSAVLAENFADIIDEYEEKRRNTCGIGPIAFIACAQSLTNLPQGLTSSGRFDFHVKLHAPATTERGALLKHIILKRSLQCSDDILLDIASKCDGYDAYDLEILVDRSVHAATGRFFTSDLGVGRQEKPLLLKDDFLHAMHEFVPVAMRDITKPAADGGRSGWEDVGGLNDIRNAIIEMIELPSKFPNIFAQAPLRMRSNVLLYGPPGCGKTHIVGAAAAACSLRFISVKGPELLNKYIGASEQAVRDIFSKAAAAAPCLLFFDEFDSIAPKRGHDNTGVTDRVVNQFLTELDGVEVLTGVFVFAATRLKQTHRNARDGECIS